A window from Shewanella livingstonensis encodes these proteins:
- a CDS encoding HD-GYP domain-containing protein, whose amino-acid sequence MAKAELTQIPVSQMVIGLTVKLPLSWTNHPFFRSKVKLEQQVQIEMIKGLDVSFVYVIDGHDLLPKVDEPVEIEQPEEVVLEEVDYRPLAKKSMRVSQQRFVKSVNDSRTVFGKIVSDPEGAYREAATLVEDLVDHLYESESPHLTLVGSGETDISVTQHGISVAVLAMIIAHTLSLSKKDVRDIALGSLFHDIGKLKVPEAIRNKRGDLSDHETNFLKMHPNFGYDMLSRSGLFPEAMLDIVLHHHEFIDGSGFPNHLTEAKILPTTQIVSLANDYETLLRQYHTPQIALGILFKNHSSKHSDNLISVLVKILGIYPPGTIVRLTDDSIAKVMMTTADVKQPHVWSCNISGAEPSFRFLINEDVHVKEVIKLDELSDGAIKTLQANSPISFYFNNFNH is encoded by the coding sequence TTGGCTAAAGCAGAATTAACACAAATACCTGTTTCGCAAATGGTTATCGGGTTAACCGTTAAGCTGCCTTTGTCATGGACAAATCATCCTTTTTTTCGCAGTAAAGTTAAGCTTGAACAGCAAGTCCAAATTGAGATGATTAAAGGGCTTGATGTGTCATTTGTGTACGTGATTGATGGCCATGACTTATTACCTAAAGTTGATGAACCGGTTGAAATAGAACAACCTGAAGAAGTGGTCCTCGAAGAAGTTGATTATCGGCCACTGGCTAAAAAAAGCATGCGAGTGAGCCAGCAACGTTTTGTTAAATCGGTTAATGATAGTAGAACCGTTTTTGGCAAAATAGTCAGCGACCCCGAAGGGGCTTATCGTGAAGCGGCCACTTTAGTTGAAGATTTAGTCGATCATTTGTATGAAAGTGAAAGCCCTCATTTAACCTTAGTCGGCAGTGGTGAGACGGATATTAGTGTGACTCAACATGGTATTTCTGTCGCGGTGCTTGCTATGATAATTGCCCATACTCTCTCATTATCAAAAAAAGATGTTCGTGACATTGCATTAGGTAGCTTGTTTCATGATATCGGCAAACTCAAAGTTCCTGAGGCTATTAGAAATAAGCGTGGTGACTTAAGCGATCATGAAACTAATTTTTTAAAAATGCATCCTAACTTTGGTTACGACATGCTAAGTCGTAGCGGATTATTTCCTGAAGCCATGTTAGATATTGTACTGCATCATCACGAATTTATTGATGGTAGTGGCTTTCCTAACCATTTAACCGAAGCCAAAATTTTACCGACAACCCAGATAGTGTCATTAGCCAATGACTACGAGACATTGTTACGCCAATACCATACTCCGCAAATTGCATTGGGGATTTTATTTAAAAATCACAGCAGTAAGCACAGTGATAATTTGATTTCAGTATTGGTCAAAATACTAGGTATTTACCCACCAGGCACTATCGTGCGACTCACAGACGATAGCATTGCCAAAGTAATGATGACCACCGCTGACGTAAAGCAGCCACATGTTTGGTCTTGTAATATTAGTGGTGCAGAGCCTAGCTTTCGGTTTTTAATTAATGAAGATGTCCATGTAAAAGAAGTTATTAAGTTAGATGAGTTATCTGATGGTGCAATTAAGACATTGCAAGCTAACAGCCCAATCAGCTTTTATTTTAATAACTTTAATCATTAA
- a CDS encoding NAD(P)-binding domain-containing protein, whose translation MHTITIIGCGWFGFPLATQLIKQGFKVKASKRHVDDLVSLQQAGIKAYQLDLANVTAEVKNSSLFDADAIVINLPPGLRRGEADYIMHLTQLKNLMGEREYQKVIFISTTGVYPSLDQTVSEQDADTFNDTSGILLQAEAMFAAMQNSCIVRFSGLVGPKRHPGRFFAGKVDVSGANVAVNLVHLHDCIAAVSLILSRTDTLPIYNLAANEHPTRGEFYVAATEHLGLIAPQFNQQQHPSKIINGQLISHQLGFQYTFSNPFKMLDAC comes from the coding sequence ATGCACACAATTACCATTATCGGATGTGGTTGGTTTGGCTTTCCACTCGCCACACAGTTAATTAAACAAGGTTTTAAGGTTAAAGCATCTAAACGTCATGTTGATGATTTAGTCTCATTACAGCAAGCGGGTATAAAGGCTTACCAATTAGATTTGGCCAATGTCACCGCCGAGGTAAAAAACTCATCTTTATTTGATGCCGACGCGATCGTGATTAATTTACCGCCAGGACTAAGGCGAGGTGAAGCTGACTATATTATGCATTTAACTCAGTTGAAAAATTTAATGGGTGAGCGCGAATACCAAAAAGTGATTTTTATCAGCACGACTGGAGTTTATCCATCGCTAGATCAAACAGTCAGTGAACAAGATGCCGACACATTTAATGATACCAGTGGCATATTACTCCAAGCTGAAGCCATGTTTGCAGCGATGCAAAACAGCTGCATTGTGCGATTTTCAGGCTTAGTTGGCCCCAAACGTCATCCTGGACGTTTTTTTGCGGGTAAAGTCGATGTTAGCGGTGCCAATGTTGCGGTTAATTTAGTGCATTTACATGATTGTATTGCTGCCGTTAGCTTGATTTTGTCACGCACAGATACCCTACCTATTTATAACCTTGCTGCAAATGAGCATCCTACACGTGGCGAATTTTATGTTGCCGCTACCGAGCATCTTGGATTAATTGCGCCGCAGTTTAATCAGCAACAACACCCTAGCAAAATTATAAACGGTCAGTTAATAAGCCATCAGTTAGGGTTTCAATATACGTTTAGTAACCCATTCAAAATGCTTGATGCTTGCTAA
- a CDS encoding RNA-binding S4 domain-containing protein, with translation MTTQTQAFALLQGDEFVELYKVLKVLGLVNGGGEAKHVITEGQVTVNGDVDTRKRKKCVVGDMISFNDATIEIVPAQ, from the coding sequence GTGACGACTCAAACTCAAGCGTTTGCATTACTTCAAGGTGATGAATTCGTAGAACTGTACAAAGTACTTAAAGTACTCGGTTTAGTGAACGGGGGTGGCGAAGCGAAGCATGTCATTACCGAAGGTCAAGTTACCGTTAATGGTGACGTTGATACTCGTAAACGTAAAAAGTGTGTTGTTGGCGATATGATTTCGTTCAATGACGCGACAATTGAAATTGTTCCTGCACAGTAA
- a CDS encoding ribonuclease E inhibitor RraB, producing the protein MQFPDDDNGQMLAAMADAGIDLTQSIEVDFFLVFDDQRDAESALEALSQTDMQGELELNFDEESTKWEVIVCLQMVPEYAALVAKETELNSFAQEFDGISDGWGVMQNQASDSEFTDDEHVHSEHCHH; encoded by the coding sequence ATGCAATTCCCAGATGACGATAATGGCCAAATGTTGGCTGCAATGGCTGATGCCGGTATTGACCTTACTCAATCAATAGAAGTAGATTTCTTCTTGGTATTTGATGATCAACGTGATGCAGAGTCAGCCTTAGAAGCATTAAGCCAAACCGACATGCAAGGTGAGCTTGAGCTGAACTTTGATGAAGAAAGCACCAAGTGGGAAGTGATCGTTTGCTTACAAATGGTACCAGAATACGCTGCATTAGTTGCCAAAGAGACTGAGTTAAATAGCTTTGCGCAAGAGTTTGATGGTATTTCTGATGGCTGGGGCGTAATGCAAAATCAAGCTAGCGATAGTGAGTTTACCGATGATGAGCATGTACATAGTGAGCATTGTCATCACTAA